In Stenotrophomonas sp. 169, one DNA window encodes the following:
- a CDS encoding TonB-dependent receptor — protein sequence MTPVVLPPCVLAVAVLTALAALPARAETAAQPTTLDRVDVTAADTTDAARKALARVPGAGNVVDLAKVSQGRVGGTADVLAYQPGINAQSPGNEGTKVSIRGSGINRGPGAHASGISVSLDGLPLTGAGGTPYELLEPLWLSRVEVLRGANGFERGALALGGAINYVSRSGRDAPGLELHYEAGSRGYQKRSVGYGGVQDALDYYVAYTDTQFDGYQRHASGDGKGAMANVGWQITPDLQTRFFVRYRETDHETPGRLTRAQIRNDPRAANPANLAIDASRPQPGSTWIGNMTTLQVDEDSSLQAGVVYHKYPMDLNESLYRQQLDYANLNATLDYRHRHALFGRDSVTTIGLRVSHDLDADVRETLRFPNGGYPAGTHTRDFSHHGTDSTLNISNELQLSDALSVQTGVALVQTRREVEVTWPRTGERLNERDWDYAPRLGFTWQASPATQWFGNLSRSVEPAHPWSMIWGSNLFFPAGNGASSGRQRAPVALDNQTATTLELGARGTAAIGQWELTGYYALVNHELLSVEVAPVPNLFIAENNASPTVHRGVEAGLDSTLYQGSTGRMSLRQAYTFSDFRYRHDSRFGENWLPGLPRHYYQAELRYDHASGLYAAVNTEYASKSFVDYANSFRADGHVIFGSRVGFDAPSGKWQGWLELRNLGDKHYAATVTPGYDDGGRDVARSTPGEGFGVYAGARLRW from the coding sequence ATGACGCCTGTTGTCCTGCCTCCCTGCGTGCTCGCCGTTGCGGTGCTGACCGCCCTTGCAGCCCTGCCCGCCCGCGCTGAAACCGCGGCCCAGCCGACGACGCTGGATCGGGTCGATGTCACCGCGGCCGATACCACCGACGCCGCCCGCAAGGCGCTTGCGCGGGTGCCGGGCGCCGGCAATGTCGTGGATCTGGCAAAGGTGTCGCAGGGCCGGGTCGGCGGCACCGCGGACGTGCTCGCCTATCAGCCGGGCATCAACGCGCAGTCACCAGGCAACGAAGGCACGAAGGTGTCCATCCGCGGATCCGGCATCAATCGCGGTCCCGGTGCGCATGCCTCGGGCATTTCGGTATCACTGGATGGGCTGCCCCTGACCGGCGCCGGCGGTACGCCGTACGAACTGCTGGAGCCGCTTTGGCTCTCACGCGTGGAAGTGCTGCGCGGTGCCAACGGGTTCGAGCGTGGCGCGCTGGCATTGGGCGGTGCCATCAACTACGTCAGCCGCAGCGGCCGCGACGCACCAGGGCTGGAGCTGCACTACGAAGCAGGCAGCCGTGGCTACCAGAAGCGCAGCGTCGGCTACGGTGGGGTGCAGGACGCACTGGATTACTACGTCGCCTACACCGACACCCAGTTCGACGGTTACCAGCGGCATGCGTCCGGCGACGGCAAAGGCGCAATGGCCAATGTCGGCTGGCAGATCACCCCGGACCTGCAGACGCGCTTCTTCGTGCGTTATCGCGAGACCGACCACGAGACGCCCGGGCGCCTGACCCGCGCGCAGATCCGCAACGACCCGCGCGCGGCCAACCCGGCCAACCTGGCCATCGACGCCAGCCGGCCACAACCGGGCAGCACGTGGATCGGCAACATGACCACGCTGCAGGTGGATGAGGATTCATCGCTGCAGGCTGGCGTGGTGTATCACAAGTACCCGATGGACTTGAACGAGAGCCTGTACCGGCAGCAGTTGGATTACGCCAACCTCAACGCGACGCTGGATTACCGCCACCGCCACGCGCTGTTCGGCCGTGACAGCGTGACCACCATCGGCCTGCGCGTCAGCCATGACCTGGACGCGGACGTGCGCGAGACGCTGCGCTTCCCCAACGGTGGCTATCCCGCCGGGACCCACACGCGCGACTTCTCCCATCACGGCACCGACAGCACGCTGAATATCAGCAACGAACTGCAGCTGAGCGATGCCCTGAGCGTGCAGACGGGCGTGGCGCTGGTGCAGACGCGGCGAGAGGTGGAGGTCACCTGGCCACGCACCGGTGAGCGCTTGAACGAACGCGACTGGGATTACGCGCCGCGGCTCGGCTTCACGTGGCAGGCCTCGCCGGCCACCCAGTGGTTCGGCAATCTCAGCCGTTCGGTCGAGCCGGCACATCCTTGGTCGATGATCTGGGGATCGAACCTGTTCTTCCCTGCGGGCAATGGCGCATCGAGTGGACGGCAGCGTGCGCCGGTGGCGTTGGACAACCAGACCGCGACGACGCTTGAGCTCGGCGCGCGTGGCACGGCGGCTATCGGGCAATGGGAGCTTACCGGCTACTACGCGCTCGTGAACCATGAGCTGTTGAGCGTGGAAGTGGCGCCGGTCCCGAACCTGTTCATTGCGGAGAACAACGCCAGCCCCACCGTGCATCGCGGTGTGGAAGCCGGGCTGGACAGCACGCTGTACCAAGGCAGCACGGGGCGGATGTCACTGCGGCAGGCCTACACGTTCAGCGATTTCCGGTACCGGCATGACTCACGGTTCGGTGAGAACTGGCTGCCTGGGCTGCCCCGGCACTATTACCAGGCCGAGCTTCGGTACGACCACGCATCCGGTCTGTATGCGGCGGTGAACACCGAGTACGCGTCGAAGAGCTTTGTTGACTACGCGAACAGCTTCCGCGCGGACGGCCACGTCATCTTCGGCAGCCGTGTGGGCTTCGATGCACCGAGTGGTAAGTGGCAGGGGTGGCTGGAGCTGCGCAACCTGGGCGACAAGCACTACGCCGCCACGGTGACGCCGGGGTACGACGACGGTGGACGTGACGTGGCCCGTTCCACGCCGGGCGAAGGATTCGGCGTCTACGCCGGCGCACGATTGCGTTGGTGA
- a CDS encoding DeoR/GlpR family DNA-binding transcription regulator yields the protein MVATRDTSHRRQQISELVRQHGSVQVSSLAQQFGVSLQTVRKDLRYLAERGVMARAYGGGIDSGAVSAAPAAEPHYETKRTVFLDEKRRIGARAAAMVRPGDTIAIDSGTTAMQLAEALPDIDLTVVTNDFGVLTVLSPKTRINLVMLGGELRRKNMAFYGGLTVEALDALHVDLLFLGVDGFDVERGITTHYEPEAMLNRKMVEAARAVVAITDSSKFGKVCLHRIIPVSDIDTLITDVGAPDDVAQHCRALGVDLQLT from the coding sequence ATGGTCGCCACCCGGGACACCAGCCATCGCCGCCAACAGATCAGTGAACTGGTTCGCCAGCACGGCAGTGTGCAGGTGTCCTCGCTCGCCCAACAGTTCGGTGTGAGCCTGCAGACCGTGCGCAAGGACCTGCGCTACCTCGCTGAGCGCGGGGTCATGGCGCGCGCCTACGGCGGCGGCATCGACAGCGGTGCGGTGAGTGCTGCGCCTGCGGCCGAGCCTCACTACGAGACCAAGCGCACTGTGTTTCTGGATGAGAAGCGCCGCATCGGTGCACGCGCTGCGGCGATGGTACGGCCGGGCGACACCATCGCGATTGATTCGGGCACTACAGCGATGCAGCTGGCCGAGGCCCTGCCGGACATTGATCTGACCGTCGTCACCAACGATTTCGGCGTACTGACCGTGCTCAGCCCGAAGACCCGGATCAACCTGGTGATGCTGGGCGGAGAACTGCGGCGCAAGAACATGGCCTTTTATGGCGGGCTGACCGTGGAAGCACTCGATGCCCTGCATGTGGACCTGCTGTTCCTGGGCGTGGATGGATTCGATGTGGAGCGCGGCATCACCACGCACTACGAACCCGAAGCCATGCTCAACCGCAAGATGGTCGAGGCGGCACGTGCGGTGGTCGCGATCACGGACAGCTCCAAGTTCGGCAAGGTCTGCCTGCACCGGATCATTCCGGTATCGGACATCGACACGCTGATCACCGATGTCGGCGCCCCCGACGACGTGGCCCAGCACTGCCGGGCCCTGGGCGTGGACCTGCAGCTGACCTGA
- a CDS encoding HWE histidine kinase domain-containing protein, producing the protein MGLTNFPFAIMPPALSDVAVETILDDSRLGVWHFDIARRQLTASGTAADQLGGIAPAVLRAAWRRVHRQTRDAPHFEIELPWTDGNSRRWLMLRGRLDRQRDHINGMCLDMTRRVRAELLVREQATLLDTLARGTPPRECLQVLIDSIERMKPGLRACVVVASAREPLVRYVIGSSMPPALLEQLERASCSPLAARFTGGSVAAVPPDTSTDAAWAAQWQGHCQQQGLQACNPIAITHAGAGPRAWLLMCLSEARPLSGWEEDVAQFGTRIAAVVLDREDQQLALERAADAVVHALHDAERERRRLKAFLDSSPDLAYIFNLDHRFTYANRALLRMWGKTEEEALGLNCLELGYPDWHAAMHGRELDQVIATGKPIRGDVPFEGPLGRRMYDYIFVPQLDARGNVEAIVGTTRDVTERSEHEEERRRSEAMLRILVDELQHRTRNIMSVVRAMASRTLATSRDMTDFASRFDARLDALARAQGLLSRLGELDRVQFDALLRGELAAHCDPAAQGDQIVLEGPYNIPLRSGSVQPLAMALHELATNAVKYGALRQQGGRLHVRWSLLETGAADPGAPTLRIDWNEHDVHDLPENPQQIRGGGAGRELIERALPYQIGADVDYGFADDGLRCTIQLDASQLQLDAMDRVQGSMVVT; encoded by the coding sequence GTGGGCCTGACGAACTTTCCCTTCGCCATCATGCCCCCTGCCCTGTCCGACGTCGCCGTCGAAACGATCCTCGACGACTCCCGCCTGGGTGTCTGGCACTTCGATATCGCTCGACGGCAGCTCACGGCGTCGGGTACCGCCGCTGATCAACTGGGCGGCATCGCACCTGCCGTCTTGCGCGCTGCATGGCGGCGCGTGCATCGGCAGACCCGCGACGCCCCGCACTTTGAGATCGAACTCCCTTGGACCGATGGCAACAGCCGACGCTGGCTGATGCTGCGCGGGCGGCTGGATCGGCAGCGTGACCACATCAACGGCATGTGCCTGGACATGACCCGCCGGGTGCGCGCCGAACTGCTGGTACGAGAACAGGCAACACTGCTGGATACGCTGGCACGGGGCACACCGCCGCGCGAGTGCCTGCAGGTACTGATCGACTCGATTGAACGGATGAAGCCGGGTCTGCGGGCGTGCGTCGTCGTCGCCTCCGCACGTGAGCCGCTGGTGCGTTATGTCATCGGGAGCAGCATGCCCCCTGCTCTGCTGGAGCAACTTGAGCGCGCGTCCTGCTCCCCGCTTGCCGCGCGCTTCACTGGCGGGTCTGTCGCTGCGGTTCCACCAGACACGTCGACGGACGCGGCATGGGCGGCGCAGTGGCAGGGCCATTGCCAGCAACAGGGACTGCAGGCCTGCAACCCGATTGCCATCACCCACGCCGGTGCAGGTCCGCGTGCGTGGCTGCTGATGTGCCTGTCCGAGGCGCGCCCGCTCAGCGGGTGGGAGGAAGATGTCGCACAGTTCGGCACCCGTATCGCGGCCGTCGTGCTGGACCGCGAAGACCAGCAGTTGGCACTGGAGCGGGCGGCCGATGCGGTGGTGCACGCGCTGCATGACGCAGAACGCGAGCGTCGCCGCCTGAAAGCGTTCCTGGACAGCTCACCGGACCTTGCTTACATCTTCAACCTCGATCATCGCTTCACCTACGCCAATCGTGCCCTGTTGCGGATGTGGGGCAAGACTGAGGAAGAGGCGCTGGGCCTGAACTGCCTGGAGCTGGGCTACCCCGACTGGCATGCAGCCATGCATGGCCGCGAGCTCGATCAAGTGATCGCGACCGGCAAGCCCATACGGGGCGACGTCCCGTTCGAAGGTCCTTTGGGGCGTCGCATGTACGACTACATCTTCGTCCCGCAATTGGACGCGCGCGGCAACGTCGAAGCGATCGTCGGGACCACGCGCGATGTCACCGAGCGCAGCGAACATGAAGAAGAACGGCGGCGCAGTGAGGCGATGCTGCGCATCCTGGTCGATGAGCTGCAACACCGGACACGGAACATCATGTCGGTAGTGCGCGCGATGGCCAGCCGCACCCTCGCCACCAGCCGCGACATGACCGACTTCGCCAGCCGTTTCGATGCCCGTCTGGATGCCCTGGCACGCGCGCAGGGCCTGCTGTCGCGGCTTGGCGAACTGGACCGGGTGCAGTTCGATGCGCTGCTGCGCGGGGAGCTGGCCGCGCATTGCGATCCGGCGGCACAGGGCGATCAGATCGTACTGGAAGGTCCGTACAACATTCCCTTGAGATCAGGCAGCGTGCAGCCCCTGGCGATGGCGTTGCACGAGCTGGCGACCAACGCGGTAAAGTACGGGGCGCTGCGCCAGCAGGGAGGTCGGCTGCATGTGCGGTGGTCGCTGCTGGAGACCGGCGCTGCCGACCCCGGTGCCCCTACGCTGCGCATCGACTGGAACGAACACGATGTACACGACCTGCCGGAGAATCCCCAGCAGATCCGTGGCGGTGGTGCGGGACGTGAGCTGATCGAACGCGCGTTGCCGTACCAGATCGGTGCCGACGTCGACTACGGCTTTGCCGATGATGGACTGCGCTGCACCATCCAGCTGGATGCTTCACAGCTGCAGCTCGATGCGATGGACCGCGTACAGGGGTCGATGGTGGTGACCTGA
- a CDS encoding amidohydrolase family protein — MAVKQQVLALGVALAAISLAACSPSPGAGKAAASVPAPSADAVTTNTTPYAMADFATVRKFDAHVHANDLDTSLLQQARADNFEVLSINVDYPDFPSLQDQHAIAVAQAKQDPAHFHWATTFSMKDYGSEGWLQQVNTGLDRDIAEGARAVKVWKNIGMVEKDAQGRAIMLDDAGLAPVAEHVRALGVPLIAHQGEPYNCWLPLDKMTTNNDREYFAKHPQYHMFLHPEQPSHADLMAVRDRFVAAHPQLRVIGAHMASLEYDVDVLAGFLDRFPNATVDLAARMSQVQYQSNADRAKVRDFFIRYQDRLLYGTDLTQSPGADTAQFKAETHAVWQSDWRYLATDETQHIDVLAADVAGLALPRTVIDKVYYGNAAREFKL, encoded by the coding sequence ATGGCAGTGAAACAGCAGGTGTTGGCCCTTGGAGTGGCGCTGGCGGCCATCAGTCTCGCGGCCTGTTCGCCGTCACCTGGCGCCGGCAAAGCCGCTGCGTCGGTGCCCGCACCGAGTGCTGACGCCGTCACGACGAACACTACGCCCTATGCGATGGCCGACTTCGCCACCGTGCGCAAATTCGATGCCCATGTGCACGCCAACGACCTTGATACCTCCCTGTTGCAGCAGGCGCGCGCGGACAACTTCGAAGTGCTGTCGATCAATGTCGATTACCCGGACTTCCCCAGCCTGCAGGATCAGCATGCGATCGCCGTCGCGCAGGCGAAGCAGGATCCCGCGCACTTCCACTGGGCGACCACGTTCTCGATGAAGGACTATGGCAGCGAGGGCTGGCTGCAGCAGGTCAACACGGGGCTGGACCGTGACATCGCCGAGGGCGCGCGGGCAGTCAAGGTCTGGAAGAACATCGGCATGGTGGAGAAGGACGCGCAGGGCAGGGCGATCATGCTCGACGACGCAGGCCTTGCACCGGTGGCCGAGCACGTGCGCGCACTGGGTGTGCCGTTGATCGCGCACCAGGGCGAGCCGTACAACTGCTGGCTGCCGCTGGACAAGATGACCACCAACAACGACCGCGAGTACTTTGCCAAGCACCCGCAGTACCACATGTTCCTGCATCCTGAGCAGCCTTCGCACGCCGACCTGATGGCGGTGCGCGACCGTTTTGTCGCCGCGCATCCGCAGTTGCGGGTGATCGGGGCGCACATGGCCAGCCTGGAGTACGACGTGGACGTGCTGGCCGGCTTTCTTGACCGATTCCCGAACGCAACGGTCGATCTGGCTGCACGCATGAGCCAGGTGCAGTATCAGTCCAATGCAGACCGCGCGAAGGTGCGCGACTTCTTCATCCGCTACCAGGATCGGCTGCTCTACGGCACCGACCTGACCCAGTCACCGGGCGCGGATACGGCACAGTTCAAGGCGGAAACGCATGCGGTGTGGCAATCGGACTGGCGCTACCTGGCCACCGACGAAACCCAGCACATCGACGTGCTGGCCGCCGACGTCGCCGGACTGGCGCTGCCGCGTACGGTGATCGACAAGGTGTACTACGGCAACGCAGCACGCGAGTTCAAGCTGTAA
- a CDS encoding SGNH/GDSL hydrolase family protein: MFHAEPGSLQPEQIRAMQQRLADWPQLGYYREQNAALPAATADRPRVVFFGDSITEGWGATGSSTFFPGKGYINRGISGQTTAQMLLRFRQDVIALRPAVVVVLAGTNDIAGNTGPATQAMIEDNLHGMVELAKAHGIAVVLSSVLPVSSYPWRAGLRPADKVRALNTALKQYAGTEGIVFLDYHALMTNKEGGLDVALSADGVHTTPAGYARMAPLAEAAIADALAAAGAVPSGRTQGTQR, encoded by the coding sequence ATGTTCCATGCCGAGCCCGGGTCGCTTCAGCCCGAACAGATACGCGCCATGCAGCAGCGCCTGGCCGACTGGCCGCAACTGGGGTATTACCGCGAACAGAATGCCGCCTTGCCTGCCGCCACGGCCGACCGCCCCCGTGTGGTCTTCTTCGGCGACTCCATCACCGAAGGATGGGGCGCCACCGGCAGCAGTACGTTTTTCCCCGGCAAGGGCTACATCAACCGCGGTATCTCCGGACAGACGACGGCGCAGATGCTGCTGCGCTTCCGCCAGGACGTGATCGCGCTGCGCCCGGCGGTCGTCGTGGTGCTGGCCGGCACCAATGACATCGCCGGCAACACTGGCCCGGCGACGCAGGCGATGATCGAGGACAACCTGCACGGCATGGTGGAACTGGCCAAGGCCCATGGCATCGCAGTGGTGCTGTCATCGGTGCTTCCCGTGAGCAGTTACCCGTGGCGCGCAGGGCTGCGGCCAGCGGACAAGGTGCGGGCCCTGAACACAGCGCTGAAGCAATACGCAGGCACAGAGGGAATCGTGTTCCTGGACTACCACGCGCTCATGACCAACAAGGAAGGCGGGCTGGATGTCGCGCTGTCGGCGGACGGGGTGCATACCACGCCGGCCGGCTACGCGCGCATGGCCCCCCTGGCCGAGGCCGCGATCGCCGACGCACTGGCTGCGGCGGGCGCGGTGCCATCAGGCAGGACGCAGGGGACGCAGCGGTGA
- a CDS encoding TonB-dependent receptor, translated as MNAVRPHRHCLYHGITLALLLPATAWSQQASPDTPPPAGAPVAAAEQAPAGSAVDLETVQVSGVRAALARSTELKRDASTVQDSISALELGRFPDDNVADSLSHITGVSITRTAGGEGQKVSVRGLGPEYTLTTFNNRILATDGAGRDFAYDVLPSDVISGADVVKGAQASLTEGAIGGLINLRSASPFDNKGQHAIVRAEGDHNQMSELNGRKFSATYSNTFADDTMGLLIGAVYAERKDRTDIAGNDGGWTRNPDPADPSWGGNAWGGNIDPNGNGELDPEEYGLIAPGQFRVGSVLEDKKRKAFSGKFEWRPNDDVRIVVDGLKTRLDSPQVSYQQSFYPLFAPGRWSDINVQNGIVTGFTMDNPDPEQRMNPEVLNQTEHRVVDTDLFGINGSWKVNDSLTMTGDVYRSTSERKSGGQDTYVVLRMNQPNVTRIDLTGDAVPNVTTTLDDGRDLSTGLANGQFNDRDFNTHYMELRGDNIKDEITGGTIAGKLYVGEWGVDSLNFGMTRTERSKRRDLVNNTLNGGADYYSVDNAINVGDLGGGVLDRTLSLPNFMNKVGSNFPRSFLGFDVPNYLASLEAYNGNPRPDGSVYDFANAAPQWNPLESYRVEEKTNAFYVQADLSGERWSADVGVRVVSTTTRAQAWDAKIISITENGAFNYTARYADPTPVLQDGSYRYILPSGNFTWRFTDDLLLRLGAAKTMARPPVDKLAPTNTTASVSWGEFTQIYGGNVDLKPYTAQQGDVSLEWYFDEQSIANMAVFYKRIENQITTSWEPGQDIGVPGYLFNVMRPINGDYAKVHGIEAGLQHFWENGLGFRAQYTRNWSKSFVGGEERPLEGIAPSVYSLGLMYEKGPWSVSATADYSDGFVTATNVLGAGYNEQADEITWLTASISYEINDMFSVSLQGQNLLDEAQTYSINGNPLLSQGYYRYGRSFTLGFSARF; from the coding sequence GTGAACGCCGTCCGTCCGCATCGCCATTGTCTTTACCATGGAATCACCCTTGCCTTGCTGCTGCCCGCCACGGCGTGGTCGCAGCAAGCCAGTCCCGACACGCCGCCGCCCGCCGGTGCACCGGTGGCTGCTGCTGAGCAGGCACCTGCCGGCAGCGCCGTCGATCTGGAAACCGTGCAGGTCAGCGGTGTCCGCGCCGCGCTGGCGCGCTCCACCGAACTGAAGCGCGATGCGTCTACCGTGCAGGATTCGATCAGCGCGCTGGAACTGGGCCGCTTCCCGGATGACAACGTGGCCGACTCGCTCAGCCACATCACCGGCGTATCGATCACCCGCACGGCCGGCGGCGAAGGACAGAAAGTCAGTGTCCGTGGCCTGGGCCCGGAATACACGCTCACCACCTTCAACAACCGCATCCTCGCCACCGACGGCGCAGGGCGCGACTTCGCCTACGACGTGTTGCCGTCGGACGTGATCAGTGGCGCCGATGTGGTCAAGGGCGCACAGGCATCCCTCACGGAAGGGGCGATCGGCGGCCTGATCAACCTGCGTTCGGCCAGCCCGTTCGACAACAAGGGCCAGCATGCGATCGTGCGTGCAGAGGGCGACCACAACCAGATGTCCGAGTTGAACGGCCGCAAGTTCTCTGCGACCTACAGCAACACCTTTGCCGACGACACCATGGGTCTGCTGATCGGCGCGGTCTACGCCGAGCGCAAGGACCGCACGGATATCGCGGGCAATGACGGCGGCTGGACCCGTAATCCGGACCCGGCCGACCCCAGCTGGGGTGGCAATGCCTGGGGCGGCAACATCGACCCGAACGGCAATGGCGAACTGGATCCGGAAGAATACGGTCTGATCGCGCCGGGTCAGTTCCGCGTCGGTTCGGTGCTGGAAGACAAGAAGCGCAAAGCCTTCTCGGGCAAGTTCGAGTGGCGTCCCAACGACGACGTGCGCATCGTGGTGGATGGCCTGAAAACCCGCCTGGATTCGCCGCAGGTGTCTTACCAGCAGTCGTTCTACCCGCTGTTCGCACCGGGCCGTTGGTCGGATATCAACGTGCAGAACGGCATCGTCACCGGCTTCACCATGGACAACCCGGATCCAGAGCAGCGGATGAACCCGGAAGTGCTCAACCAGACCGAGCACCGCGTGGTGGATACCGATCTGTTCGGCATCAACGGCAGCTGGAAGGTCAACGACAGCCTGACCATGACCGGCGATGTGTACCGCTCCACTTCCGAGCGCAAGTCGGGCGGGCAGGACACCTACGTGGTGCTGCGCATGAACCAGCCGAACGTCACGCGCATCGACCTGACCGGCGACGCCGTGCCGAATGTCACAACGACGCTGGATGATGGCCGCGATCTGTCCACGGGGCTGGCCAACGGCCAGTTCAATGACCGTGATTTCAACACGCACTACATGGAACTGCGTGGCGACAACATCAAGGACGAGATCACGGGCGGCACCATCGCCGGCAAGTTGTACGTCGGCGAGTGGGGCGTGGACTCACTGAACTTCGGCATGACCCGCACCGAGCGCAGCAAGCGCCGTGACCTGGTCAACAACACCCTCAACGGCGGTGCCGACTACTACTCGGTGGACAACGCGATCAACGTCGGCGATCTGGGCGGTGGCGTGCTGGACCGCACCCTGTCACTGCCGAACTTCATGAACAAAGTGGGCTCGAACTTCCCGCGCAGTTTCCTGGGCTTCGACGTGCCGAACTACCTGGCCAGCCTGGAAGCCTACAACGGCAACCCGCGTCCCGACGGCAGCGTGTACGACTTCGCCAACGCCGCACCGCAGTGGAATCCGCTGGAAAGCTACCGCGTGGAAGAAAAGACCAACGCGTTCTACGTCCAGGCCGACCTGTCCGGCGAGCGCTGGAGCGCAGACGTGGGGGTGCGCGTGGTCAGCACGACGACGCGCGCGCAGGCATGGGATGCAAAGATCATCAGCATCACCGAGAACGGCGCGTTCAACTACACCGCACGCTACGCCGACCCGACCCCGGTGCTGCAGGACGGCAGCTACCGCTACATCTTGCCGTCGGGCAACTTCACCTGGCGCTTCACCGATGATCTGCTGCTGCGCCTGGGCGCGGCCAAGACGATGGCCCGCCCGCCGGTGGACAAGCTCGCACCGACCAACACCACGGCCAGCGTGTCGTGGGGCGAGTTCACCCAGATCTACGGCGGCAACGTGGATCTCAAGCCCTACACCGCGCAGCAGGGCGATGTCTCGCTGGAGTGGTACTTCGACGAGCAGTCGATCGCCAACATGGCGGTGTTCTACAAGCGGATCGAAAACCAGATCACCACCAGCTGGGAGCCGGGCCAGGACATCGGCGTGCCGGGCTACCTGTTCAACGTGATGCGCCCGATCAACGGCGACTACGCCAAGGTGCACGGCATCGAAGCTGGCCTTCAGCACTTCTGGGAGAACGGCCTGGGGTTCCGCGCGCAGTACACGCGCAACTGGTCCAAGAGCTTCGTCGGCGGCGAAGAGCGCCCGCTGGAAGGCATCGCTCCTTCGGTGTATTCGTTGGGCCTGATGTATGAAAAGGGCCCGTGGTCGGTGAGTGCAACGGCCGATTACAGCGACGGTTTCGTGACCGCCACCAACGTGCTCGGTGCGGGCTACAACGAACAGGCCGACGAGATCACCTGGCTGACCGCGAGCATCTCGTATGAGATCAACGACATGTTCAGCGTCAGCCTGCAAGGCCAGAACCTGCTGGACGAAGCACAGACCTACAGCATCAACGGCAACCCGTTGCTGTCGCAGGGCTATTACCGCTACGGCCGCTCGTTCACGCTGGGCTTCAGCGCGCGCTTCTGA